In the Paroedura picta isolate Pp20150507F chromosome 15, Ppicta_v3.0, whole genome shotgun sequence genome, one interval contains:
- the LOC143824465 gene encoding arylacetamide deacetylase-like 4 → MAVVALGIILEFLGLYNIVGLLRIVTKGLPALWESALRIQNQKFDDVRVRVYQPKKPAAQKRKGFLYFHGGAGTYGSIDSYERVLRYFAKESDSVVVAVGYDLGPESPYPNQYNECLKAAVHFMKNPEEFGVDPNRIIIGGDSCGANFATRICQLLADRTDLPRVYSQVLIYPALQGVDFYLPSYQQNRRVPIMWREFVAYFACLYLKKDVSIISDVLESCHVPEDLKQKYSQWVSADLIPEEYKTRGYEPQDPALYKFKPQVYEQIKEVLDETFSPLLVEDAVIRKLPQTYILICEFDVVRDDGLLYKKRLEDNGVPVTLCHIKGGIHGVVSLFGYGIFSLPSAELIARDIMEFIKRL, encoded by the exons ATGGCAGTCGTGGCCCTG GGGATCATTTTGGAGTTCCTGGGGCTGTACAACATAGTGGGTCTTTTGCGAATCGTAACTAAGGGGCTCCCTGCTTTGTGGGAATCGGCGCTTCGCATCCAGAACCAGAAATTTGACGATGTGCGCGTGAGGGTTTATCAGCCTAAAAAGCCAGCTGCCCAAAAAAGGAAAGGCTTCCTATATTTCCATGGAGGCGCCGGGACCTACGGAAGCATCG ATTCCTACGAGAGAGTATTACGCTATTTTGCCAAAGAAAGTGACTCAGTGGTCGTGGCCGTTGG GTACGACCTGGGTCCTGAGAGCCCGTACCCCAACCAGTATAACGAGTGTCTCAAGGCTGCTGTCCATTTCATGAAGAACCCTGAAGAATTTGGTGTGGACCCCAACCGTATAATCATTGGTGGGGACAGCTGCGGGGCCAATTTTGCAACCCGCATTTGTCAGCTGCTGGCAGACCGGACGGACCTCCCCAGGGTGTATTCACAAGTTTTGATCTACCCAGCCCTGCAGGGGGTGGACTTCTACCTGCCTTCCTATCAACAGAACAGAAGGGTGCCCATCATGTGGCGAGAATTCGTGGCCTATTTCGCCTGCCTTTACCTTAAAAAGGACGTGTCAATTATCTCCGATGTCTTGGAGAGCTGTCACGTTCCCGAAGATCTGAAACAAAAATACAGCCAGTGGGTGAGCGCAGACCTTATTCCGGAAGAATACAAGACCCGAGGCTACGAACCCCAGGATCCTGCCTTGTATAAGTTTAAGCCCCAGGTATACGAACAGATCAAAGAAGTTTTGGACGAGACCTTTTCGCCTCTGTTGGTGGAAGATGCGGTCATCCGCAAACTCCCCCAGACGTACATTTTGATCTGTGAATTCGATGTGGTTAGAGACGACGGGCTCCTGTACAAGAAGCGCCTAGAGGACAACGGGGTCCCCGTCACACTGTGCCACATCAAAGGGGGCATCCACGGAGTCGTCAGCCTCTTTGGCTACGGCATCTTCTCCCTTCCATCGGCTGAACTCATTGCAAGGGACATTATGGAGTTTATCAAGCGCTTATGA